A region of Brassica napus cultivar Da-Ae chromosome C9 unlocalized genomic scaffold, Da-Ae chrC09_Random_18, whole genome shotgun sequence DNA encodes the following proteins:
- the LOC125595054 gene encoding uncharacterized protein LOC125595054 encodes MLLGGDFRQILPVIPKGTRQDTVNASISKSYLWHSAQVHTLSINMTLRQADKKFAEWILSVGNGTTATVETYAGSHEDGEKIVIADEFMLLKSDNPYQLISDAAYPNFVENYLNRSYLTDRAILAPTNASAQEMNSYLLSKVPSAEKEYLSSDTISFESTPTDDWTKNYTQEYLNS; translated from the coding sequence ATGCTCCTCGGTGGAGATTTCAGACAGATATTACCTGTAATTCCTAAGGGAACTCGACAAGACACCGTCAATGCTTCGATAAGCAAGTCCTACTTGTGGCACTCAGCACAAGTACACACCTTGAGCATCAACATGACACTGAGACAAGCTGACAAGAAATTTGCGGAATGGATCTTGAGTGTTGGGAATGGAACGACGGCCACTGTGGAAACATATGCAGGGAGTCATGAGGATGGAGAAAAGATTGTAATAGCAGATGAGTTTATGCTTCTAAAGAGTGATAACCCGTATCAGTTAATATCAGATGCTGCATATCCAAACTTCGTCGAAAACTACTTAAACCGGTCCTACTTGACCGATAGAGCTATTTTAGCACCAACTAATGCAAGTGCACAAGAGATGAACTCTTACCTACTGTCTAAGGTTCCATCTGCAGAAAAGGAATATCTAAGTTCTGATACAATTTCCTTCGAATCAACCCCTACAGACGATTGGACAAAGAACTACACGCAAGAGTACTTAAACTCTTAG